In Fibrobacter sp. UWB10, a single window of DNA contains:
- a CDS encoding flavodoxin family protein, whose amino-acid sequence MRKVVILNASPRKDGNISQMLNIIGDTLFENGSEVNIVDVCKLEFRPCIGCMKCRSTHDCVMPEDDAKRILRLVQESDALVVGSPCYWGNMTGQLKMLFDRWVYGMMDHSERDYPIPLLKGKKAVIVTTCTTQWPFNLIFKQSAGTVRALKEILCWSGFKIAGVIQKGATHKRPGLSPKEIAKCKKIALSLGSH is encoded by the coding sequence ATGAGAAAAGTGGTCATTTTGAATGCGAGCCCGCGCAAAGACGGAAACATCAGCCAAATGCTGAATATCATAGGCGACACTTTGTTTGAAAATGGCTCCGAAGTCAATATTGTTGATGTCTGCAAGCTGGAATTTCGCCCGTGTATCGGCTGCATGAAATGCCGTAGCACTCACGATTGCGTGATGCCTGAAGACGACGCGAAACGAATTTTGCGCCTGGTGCAAGAAAGCGACGCCCTTGTGGTCGGTTCACCTTGCTACTGGGGCAACATGACCGGACAACTCAAAATGCTATTTGACCGCTGGGTTTATGGAATGATGGACCACAGCGAACGCGATTACCCGATTCCACTGTTAAAAGGAAAGAAAGCTGTCATTGTGACGACATGCACTACCCAATGGCCATTCAACCTCATTTTCAAGCAGTCAGCGGGCACCGTCCGTGCCCTCAAGGAAATCCTTTGCTGGAGCGGATTCAAGATTGCAGGCGTGATTCAAAAAGGCGCAACCCACAAAAGGCCCGGTCTTTCGCCCAAAGAAATTGCCAAGTGCAAGAAAATTGCTTTGTCACTTGGTTCGCATTAA